A single Pararhizobium sp. A13 DNA region contains:
- a CDS encoding ABC transporter substrate-binding protein, protein MRNLLKSNAIPVMAGLGALVAASTQVAAADKVTYGTNWLAQAEHGGFYQAVADGTYAKHGLDVTIVQGGPNAANGALLISGKIDFFMGSPQAEISAVEQGIPIVDVAAIFQKDPQVLIAHPDQSIEKFEDLAKLPTIFMGKDGYLTYFEWMKANFPGFKDEQYKPYNFSPAPFLADKQSAQQGYLTSEPYEIEKQAGWTPKVFLLADSGYSPYSTMITTQASLIETKPELVQRFVDASIEGWYNYLYGDNAKANALIKTDNPEMTDGQIAYSIGKMKEYGILESGAALEKGIGCITEEHYKKFFDDSVAIKLFKAETDYKKAFAAQFTCKGVGMALKK, encoded by the coding sequence ATGCGCAATCTACTGAAATCGAATGCAATTCCTGTCATGGCCGGCCTCGGTGCCCTGGTCGCCGCCTCCACCCAGGTCGCCGCTGCCGACAAGGTGACCTATGGCACCAACTGGCTGGCACAGGCCGAGCACGGCGGATTTTACCAGGCCGTCGCCGATGGCACCTATGCAAAACACGGTCTTGACGTCACGATCGTGCAGGGCGGACCGAACGCCGCCAACGGCGCGCTTCTGATTTCGGGCAAGATTGATTTTTTCATGGGCAGCCCACAGGCCGAAATTTCTGCTGTCGAGCAGGGCATCCCGATCGTCGATGTCGCCGCCATCTTCCAGAAGGACCCGCAGGTTCTGATCGCCCATCCGGATCAGAGCATCGAGAAATTCGAGGATCTGGCCAAACTGCCGACGATCTTCATGGGCAAGGACGGCTACCTCACCTATTTCGAGTGGATGAAGGCGAACTTCCCCGGCTTCAAGGACGAGCAGTACAAGCCCTACAACTTCAGCCCGGCGCCATTTCTCGCCGACAAACAATCCGCCCAGCAGGGCTATCTGACGTCGGAACCCTATGAGATCGAAAAGCAGGCGGGCTGGACACCAAAGGTGTTTCTGCTGGCAGACAGCGGCTACTCGCCCTATTCCACGATGATCACCACGCAGGCGTCCCTCATCGAAACCAAGCCGGAGCTGGTGCAGCGTTTCGTCGATGCCTCGATTGAGGGCTGGTACAACTACCTCTACGGCGACAATGCCAAGGCCAATGCGCTGATCAAGACCGACAATCCGGAAATGACCGATGGCCAGATCGCCTACTCGATCGGAAAGATGAAGGAATATGGCATTCTGGAATCCGGCGCGGCGCTTGAAAAGGGCATCGGTTGCATCACCGAGGAACACTACAAGAAGTTCTTCGATGACAGCGTCGCCATCAAGCTCTTCAAGGCCGAAACCGACTACAAGAAGGCCTTTGCCGCGCAGTTCACCTGCAAGGGCGTCGGCATGGCGCTGAAGAAGTAA
- a CDS encoding ABC transporter ATP-binding protein, giving the protein MNLAETRAPKRSIEGRKRPLVAMNSVSKRFSSGTLALSDMSLVVESGEFVSLLGPSGCGKSTALRVIAGLGDASSGKIDWPSSRINSKGLPEGDISFVFQEPTLMPWQTVFGNVHLPLKLRGISKSAARPRITEALATVGLQDFANAYPRELSGGMKMRVSIARALVTKPKLLLMDEPFAALDEITRQKLNDDVLRLWKETGITVIFVTHSVFESAYLSNRIVVMKARPGRVHADFPLRTSLERDAHYRTSEEYRQACEKVSTILLEAIGSGEH; this is encoded by the coding sequence ATGAATTTAGCCGAGACGCGCGCGCCCAAGCGATCCATCGAAGGACGCAAACGGCCATTGGTTGCCATGAATTCGGTATCGAAACGGTTTTCGAGCGGCACTTTGGCGCTGTCCGACATGTCGCTCGTCGTAGAGAGCGGGGAATTCGTCAGCCTGCTGGGCCCGTCGGGTTGCGGCAAGTCGACGGCGCTGCGCGTCATCGCCGGGCTCGGCGACGCATCGTCCGGCAAGATCGACTGGCCGAGTTCGCGGATCAATTCCAAAGGCCTGCCGGAAGGCGACATCAGCTTCGTCTTTCAGGAACCGACGTTGATGCCCTGGCAGACCGTCTTCGGCAATGTCCATCTGCCGCTTAAACTGCGCGGCATCTCGAAATCCGCTGCCCGGCCGCGGATCACAGAGGCGCTTGCCACCGTCGGCCTGCAGGATTTCGCCAACGCCTACCCGCGCGAGCTCTCCGGCGGCATGAAGATGCGCGTCTCCATCGCCCGGGCCCTGGTGACGAAACCGAAACTGCTGTTGATGGACGAGCCTTTTGCCGCCCTCGACGAGATCACCCGCCAGAAGCTCAATGACGACGTGCTGCGCCTGTGGAAGGAAACAGGCATCACGGTGATTTTCGTCACTCATTCGGTGTTCGAATCCGCCTATCTCTCCAACCGCATCGTCGTGATGAAGGCCCGACCGGGCCGCGTCCATGCCGACTTTCCGCTGCGCACCAGCCTGGAGCGCGACGCCCACTACCGGACCTCGGAGGAATATCGCCAGGCCTGCGAAAAAGTCTCGACCATCCTCTTGGAAGCCATCGGCTCGGGAGAACACTGA
- a CDS encoding ABC transporter permease, which yields MSSQDTAPDTSAVISSSFRNRNRDLLLRLLVPFFVLATMVLLWHLGVVVSGVPPYILPSPVAVATALVTDWHTLSPALWVTTKITLLSLLLALIGGVGFAVFLVQSRWIEIAFYPIAVILQVTPIVAISPLILIYAPSTQVALLICAFLVAFFPILSNMVQGLKSVDHNLLNLFDLYGASRLQTLLYLKLPASLPYFMTGLRIGGGLALIAAVVAEFAAGSAGAGSGLAFRLLEAQYRMNIPRLFAALILLSLLGVAIFALTSFISWLSLHRWHESSLKREN from the coding sequence ATGAGCTCGCAAGACACGGCGCCGGACACGTCCGCTGTTATCTCCTCCTCGTTCCGCAACAGAAACCGCGACCTGCTGCTGCGCCTTCTCGTGCCTTTTTTCGTGCTCGCGACCATGGTCCTGCTCTGGCACCTCGGCGTGGTCGTCTCCGGCGTTCCTCCCTACATCCTGCCGAGCCCGGTCGCGGTTGCCACGGCGTTGGTCACCGATTGGCACACCCTGTCACCGGCGCTCTGGGTCACCACCAAGATCACGCTGCTGTCACTTCTGCTTGCCCTCATCGGCGGCGTCGGGTTTGCGGTTTTCCTGGTGCAATCGCGCTGGATCGAGATTGCCTTCTATCCGATCGCCGTCATCCTGCAGGTCACCCCGATCGTTGCCATCTCGCCCCTGATCCTGATCTATGCCCCGTCGACGCAAGTGGCGCTGCTGATCTGCGCCTTTCTCGTCGCCTTCTTCCCGATCCTGTCGAACATGGTACAGGGATTGAAGAGCGTCGATCATAACCTGCTCAACCTGTTTGATCTCTACGGCGCCTCGCGCTTGCAGACGCTGCTCTATCTCAAGCTTCCCGCATCCCTGCCCTATTTCATGACCGGGCTTCGCATCGGTGGCGGGCTGGCGCTGATCGCCGCCGTCGTCGCCGAATTCGCCGCAGGCTCGGCCGGCGCCGGTTCCGGCCTTGCATTCCGCCTGCTCGAAGCCCAATACCGGATGAACATCCCGCGGCTCTTCGCGGCCCTGATCCTGCTGTCGCTGCTCGGCGTGGCGATCTTCGCGCTAACCTCCTTCATCTCATGGCTGAGCCTGCATCGCTGGCACGAGAGCAGCCTGAAAAGGGAAAACTGA
- a CDS encoding cytosine deaminase — MPTPFLSLPDAQHFMLSNATVPAIAVTAQTGPSVEGLASVDIVISNGKINAILPPGTAPVELPKADLRQGMVWPCFADMHTHLDKGHIWPRRPNPDGTFMGALDNVRIDREANWSAIDVKTRMEFSLRSAYAHGTHLIRTHLDSLAPQHRVSFEVFSEVREAWKDRIALQAVALFPLDQIFDTPFFDDLVSVIKEHKGLLGGVTYIMPDLDERLDFLFRAAADNGFDIDLHVDETEEKQVLTLKTIAEAKLRHGFEGTVTVGHCCSLARQDEEVAKTTIDLVARAGISVVSLPMCNMYLQDRHPGRTPRWRGVTLFHELAAAGVATAVSSDNTRDPFYAYGDMDPVELFREAVRILHLDHPLTDAARVITTSPADILGRPDLGRIAVGGPADLVLFSARRWSEFLSRPQADRIVMRNGMGIDRSLPDYRELDPILGA; from the coding sequence ATGCCGACGCCATTCCTTTCCCTGCCGGATGCTCAACATTTCATGCTCAGCAATGCCACCGTTCCGGCAATCGCGGTGACGGCGCAAACGGGTCCCAGCGTCGAAGGGTTGGCGTCTGTCGATATCGTGATTTCCAACGGAAAGATCAACGCCATCCTGCCCCCAGGCACCGCTCCGGTGGAACTCCCGAAAGCTGATCTGCGCCAGGGCATGGTCTGGCCGTGTTTCGCCGACATGCACACCCATCTCGACAAGGGCCACATCTGGCCGCGCCGCCCGAACCCGGACGGCACCTTCATGGGCGCGCTCGACAATGTCCGCATCGACAGAGAGGCCAACTGGTCGGCAATCGACGTCAAGACACGGATGGAATTTTCGCTGCGCTCAGCTTACGCACACGGCACGCATCTGATCCGCACCCACCTCGATTCCCTTGCGCCCCAGCACCGCGTTTCCTTCGAGGTCTTCTCCGAAGTTCGCGAGGCCTGGAAGGACCGGATCGCGCTGCAGGCGGTCGCCCTCTTTCCACTCGACCAGATTTTCGACACGCCGTTTTTTGACGATCTTGTCTCTGTCATCAAGGAGCATAAGGGCCTACTCGGCGGCGTCACCTACATCATGCCGGATCTGGATGAGCGCCTCGATTTCCTGTTTCGCGCTGCCGCGGACAATGGGTTCGACATCGACCTGCATGTCGATGAGACCGAGGAAAAACAGGTCCTGACGCTGAAAACCATCGCCGAGGCCAAACTGCGCCATGGCTTCGAAGGCACCGTCACCGTCGGCCATTGCTGCTCGCTCGCCCGCCAGGACGAGGAGGTGGCGAAAACCACGATCGACCTCGTTGCCCGTGCCGGCATCTCCGTGGTGTCGCTGCCGATGTGCAACATGTATCTGCAGGACCGCCATCCAGGCCGCACGCCGCGCTGGCGCGGAGTGACGCTGTTTCACGAGCTGGCGGCAGCGGGCGTCGCCACCGCCGTTTCGTCCGACAATACCCGCGATCCCTTCTATGCCTATGGCGACATGGACCCGGTCGAACTGTTCCGCGAGGCGGTGCGCATCCTGCATCTGGATCATCCGCTGACGGATGCCGCCCGCGTTATCACCACCTCGCCCGCCGATATTCTCGGCCGCCCGGACCTTGGTCGCATTGCCGTCGGCGGGCCGGCCGATCTCGTCCTTTTCAGCGCCCGCCGCTGGAGCGAATTCCTCTCCCGTCCGCAGGCCGACCGCATCGTGATGCGGAATGGCATGGGCATCGACCGTAGCCTGCCGGACTACCGCGAACTCGACCCAATTCTTGGAGCATGA
- a CDS encoding FAD-binding oxidoreductase produces the protein MPDYAAIKKELEGIAIEDNPALVRQKSRDFFWYSPILRAQLENVTGDLVVSPKTEEEVIRTLKVAYSHGAPVTPRGAGTGNYGQAMPLSGGIILNLAGMNVVKSIHPGRVVCEPGVVMADLDKQTKAHSGQELRFHPSTARTATIGGFIAGGSGGVGSITWGGLRDLGNILRLRVVTMEAEPQVLDLTGWDLQKVSHAYGTNGIITEVEMPLAPAYDWVDVLVGYDDFMEAVRFSDALSHMNGLLLKEVAPIAAPIPYDYFSRHKSFLRDRNQSVVVIMIAPHAMDPFTAFVAQQNGEILFRSDKVESMKGIPHAYELAWNHTTLRAMKVDPNFTYLQVQYPGPDHVAKVGKLVEIFGDEVPGHLEFIKFDAAIQCSGLPLVRYTTDARLEEIIRIHEDNGCPIFNPHRYTLEEGGMKQTDRTQLAFKKQTDPKGLLNPGKMIAWDNPDFDFGSGKNYLFPGLAAMGV, from the coding sequence ATGCCCGACTATGCCGCCATCAAAAAGGAACTCGAAGGCATCGCCATCGAGGACAATCCGGCGCTGGTGCGCCAGAAGAGCCGCGACTTTTTCTGGTATTCGCCAATCCTGAGGGCCCAGCTCGAGAACGTCACGGGCGACCTCGTCGTTTCGCCGAAGACCGAGGAAGAGGTTATCCGCACCCTGAAGGTCGCCTATTCCCATGGAGCACCGGTGACCCCGCGCGGCGCCGGCACCGGGAATTACGGCCAGGCCATGCCGCTGTCGGGCGGCATCATCCTCAATCTGGCCGGCATGAACGTGGTCAAATCCATTCATCCCGGCCGGGTTGTCTGCGAGCCCGGCGTCGTTATGGCAGATCTGGACAAGCAGACGAAGGCCCATTCCGGCCAGGAGTTGCGCTTCCATCCCTCAACCGCCCGAACCGCCACTATCGGCGGTTTTATCGCCGGCGGTTCCGGAGGCGTCGGCTCGATCACCTGGGGCGGTCTCCGAGACCTCGGCAATATTCTGCGCCTTCGCGTCGTCACGATGGAGGCCGAACCGCAGGTGCTGGACCTGACCGGGTGGGACCTGCAGAAGGTCAGCCACGCTTATGGCACCAACGGCATTATCACCGAAGTCGAGATGCCTCTCGCCCCTGCCTATGACTGGGTGGACGTTCTGGTCGGCTACGACGACTTCATGGAAGCCGTCCGTTTTTCCGATGCGCTCAGCCATATGAACGGGTTGCTGCTGAAGGAAGTGGCGCCGATCGCAGCCCCCATCCCCTACGACTATTTCAGCCGCCACAAGTCCTTTCTGCGTGACCGCAACCAGTCAGTGGTGGTGATCATGATCGCGCCACATGCGATGGATCCGTTCACCGCTTTCGTCGCGCAGCAGAACGGCGAGATCCTGTTCCGCTCTGACAAGGTCGAGAGCATGAAGGGCATCCCGCATGCCTATGAACTTGCCTGGAACCATACGACGCTGCGGGCCATGAAGGTCGATCCAAACTTCACCTATCTGCAGGTGCAGTACCCAGGTCCCGATCACGTCGCCAAGGTCGGAAAACTGGTGGAGATCTTCGGCGACGAAGTGCCGGGGCATCTCGAGTTCATCAAGTTCGATGCGGCCATCCAGTGTTCCGGCCTGCCGCTGGTGCGCTATACGACCGACGCGCGGCTGGAAGAAATCATCCGCATCCACGAAGACAATGGCTGCCCGATCTTCAATCCGCATCGTTATACGCTGGAAGAAGGCGGCATGAAGCAGACGGACAGGACCCAGCTTGCCTTCAAGAAACAGACCGACCCCAAGGGCCTGCTTAATCCCGGCAAGATGATCGCCTGGGACAATCCGGATTTCGACTTTGGCTCCGGCAAGAACTACCTCTTCCCCGGTCTTGCAGCGATGGGGGTTTGA
- a CDS encoding NAD(P)H-dependent oxidoreductase produces the protein MRVLLLHSHPVEESFGGALHRLTRESLQAAGHEVDDCNLYAEGFDPVLSRHDRLVYHDHPENTALVKDYCNRLLAAQGLVIVTPVWNFGFPAILKGYFDRVWLPGISFELVDGKVQSRLRHIRKLGAVMTYGATQFRAFVAGNPPKKIVKRVLRAQIDPWSPVTFLAHYDMNNCTEETRSRFMAKVKAKMERF, from the coding sequence ATGCGCGTCCTGCTGTTGCACTCCCACCCGGTCGAAGAGAGCTTCGGCGGCGCCCTCCACAGGCTCACCCGCGAGAGCCTGCAGGCGGCGGGTCACGAGGTTGATGACTGCAATCTCTATGCGGAAGGGTTCGATCCGGTCCTGTCGCGCCACGACCGTCTGGTCTATCACGACCATCCGGAAAACACGGCGCTGGTGAAGGACTATTGCAACCGGCTGCTGGCGGCGCAGGGGCTGGTCATCGTCACGCCAGTGTGGAATTTCGGCTTTCCGGCGATCCTCAAAGGCTATTTCGATCGCGTCTGGCTGCCAGGAATTTCCTTCGAGCTGGTGGATGGCAAGGTCCAATCGCGGCTGCGCCACATCCGCAAGCTCGGCGCCGTCATGACCTATGGCGCGACGCAGTTTCGCGCGTTTGTCGCCGGCAACCCGCCGAAGAAGATCGTCAAGCGCGTGCTGCGCGCCCAGATCGATCCGTGGTCGCCGGTCACCTTCCTCGCCCATTACGACATGAACAATTGCACGGAAGAGACCCGGTCACGCTTCATGGCAAAGGTGAAGGCGAAGATGGAAAGGTTTTGA
- a CDS encoding Rid family hydrolase, producing MSEKTAFNPPSVRRPFGNYNHGLMVPPGASLLVTSGQLGIGLDDTVPPDVTAQAQLCFEAIGAILSDAGMSFADVIRISGFVTRREDFPAYMAVRDRYTRAPKPVSTLIIVSGFTRPEFLVEVEVTAAKIF from the coding sequence ATGTCGGAAAAAACCGCCTTCAATCCACCGTCCGTCCGCCGCCCCTTCGGCAACTACAATCACGGCCTGATGGTGCCGCCGGGCGCCAGCCTGCTGGTGACCTCCGGCCAACTGGGGATCGGCCTCGACGACACCGTTCCGCCCGACGTGACGGCACAGGCCCAACTCTGCTTCGAGGCTATCGGCGCCATCCTGTCGGATGCCGGCATGAGCTTCGCCGACGTCATCCGCATCAGCGGCTTCGTCACCAGACGCGAGGACTTCCCCGCCTATATGGCGGTCCGCGACCGCTATACGCGCGCGCCGAAGCCGGTCTCGACTCTGATCATTGTCAGCGGCTTCACCCGGCCGGAATTTCTGGTCGAGGTGGAAGTGACTGCCGCCAAGATTTTCTGA
- a CDS encoding sulfite exporter TauE/SafE family protein: MSDPLTLTAILSAGLLMGLGGSLHCAGQCGGIASSLLIATGRGSSGPETAKALLATQLGRTVTYTIAGGLVGVAGGALGDLLDLAGIQPLLRILGGVMLVWVGLALIGVVPGPQIFDRRAMAVSGRMFGRNPPSAIRGSSALLLGMAWGAAPCAMVYNALMTAMLTGAPATGALFMMGFGLATIPAVALAALGMSQIAIMGFAAHCSARRKAIGLAIAFLGLASMAMPAVSLGALCMN; this comes from the coding sequence ATGTCGGATCCTTTGACCCTCACGGCCATCCTCTCGGCTGGCCTACTGATGGGCCTTGGCGGCAGCCTTCACTGTGCAGGCCAGTGCGGCGGTATCGCATCGTCGCTGCTGATTGCCACGGGCCGGGGCAGTTCCGGACCGGAAACGGCGAAGGCGCTGCTGGCTACCCAACTCGGTCGCACGGTCACCTATACGATTGCAGGTGGCCTCGTCGGCGTTGCCGGTGGTGCATTGGGTGATCTTCTCGATCTCGCTGGTATCCAGCCCCTGCTGCGCATCCTCGGCGGGGTTATGCTGGTCTGGGTGGGGCTGGCGCTGATCGGCGTCGTCCCCGGTCCCCAGATCTTCGACCGCCGTGCCATGGCCGTCTCAGGCAGGATGTTTGGGCGCAATCCTCCATCCGCGATTCGGGGATCTTCGGCGCTGCTCCTGGGCATGGCCTGGGGGGCGGCTCCCTGCGCTATGGTCTACAATGCGCTGATGACCGCCATGCTGACCGGTGCGCCGGCAACGGGTGCCTTGTTCATGATGGGTTTCGGCCTGGCGACGATTCCAGCCGTGGCACTCGCCGCCCTGGGCATGTCGCAGATTGCCATCATGGGCTTCGCCGCGCACTGCTCCGCACGCCGCAAGGCCATCGGGCTCGCGATCGCCTTTCTCGGGCTGGCAAGCATGGCTATGCCCGCCGTATCGCTGGGCGCGCTTTGCATGAACTGA